Genomic segment of Chelmon rostratus isolate fCheRos1 chromosome 2, fCheRos1.pri, whole genome shotgun sequence:
ctctgtcgACTGCTTGGTCCCTTGTGCCTCCCGGCTGCTCTCGCTCTCCGGTGTGGAGGCGTGGCCGTTGCAGTTCACCTCCATCCTGTTCTCCTCTTCGGCCGCATCCTCCCTCCGTTCGTTTACCTCCGGCAGCTGCTGGGGCTGCTCATCAGGAGTGGAGTCTGTGCCAAAGCAGAGTGTGGATGATTCaacagtttaattcattttctaaTGAATGAGACTCTTACAGCCCAAACTCGACCCTTTCATTGATGTCACTGGATATAATCTCTTCTCAttctttaaaacaataaatcactAAACACATCTGAACAACAACCGCTGTTCTCCGTCTCGATCTAGGATCATTCACCTGGGATAGTATGGCTGGCAATGTCTTGCAGCGTGGCAGACATGGAGAGGGTGGCTGAGGAAGCTGTGTCTTCTGTGGTCTCTGTCGTCGTCGTCGTCTCCtcgtcatcctcctcttctcctccttcaagtgctgctcctccctccatctcctggATCCTCTTCTCCAGAAGCTCCGCCTGCttcttttgcttcttcttcatcttcttctttttgttctttgacattttggccATCTTGGCAAAGGGaacaagaggaaataaaaggaaaaagtgtTGACTTGactcaaaatgcattttctctTCATATAACTAgatctggtaaaaaaaaaaaaaacaaaaacaacataaaatataaCTTACTGGTTTGGGTGCTGGAGCTGTGCTCACTGTAGGAAACGGGAAACATCAGAGGATTACATTAGTGAACGACATATGTGGCGAATCCTTCGCCTCATTATAATTAGTATTCTGTTCAGGTGGCTGAGTTGATTCACACCAAGCTGTACTAATAGACTGTCTCTGCGGCGGCACCCGACTCAGCGGGactcacacactcctctgagCAAGCTGGTAATTTCCATAACCAATCCAGTGGTGACTCATACTGACACACGGCTGAGCGCTCCTCTTTTATTAGAAAGCGCTGCATGCTTTAAAGTCAAAACCCACAAGTTTCTGAGCGCTAACATCACACACAGGAGGATTATACCAAAGAGCTGGAAAATCTGTGAATTCCCAATTTATGGCTGGTTTCTATCTCTTGACAATCCAATCTAAACTAACTGATGCGATCgatcagtgtttttaatttagtccaattaaaaacactgatcGATCGCAATGGCAATAATTGAGAGCAATGGCTCACATTTCCAGTAAGTAAGTAAAgtgtcagtcaaacactgaaAGGCATTGGACCTGCAGACCTCTCTGTTGTCAGCAACATGCCGATCAAACCACAGAAAAGATGCTGAGAAAAGAAAGGTTGTGACCTGCAGAACCCGAGGGAGGTGCAGCGCCAGCCTTCTGCCACTGCGTAGCTTCCGCAGCCATTTTCTTGATGTAGGTCTCGTTGACAGTCAGCAGGATGTTCTCTGGTTTGATGTCTGTGTGGATGATCTTACACTTGGTGTGGAGGTAGTCTAAACCCTGCAGGACCTGCGGTGGAGAGAGGCCAGAGCATCACAATAAAGGCTGTGTTAAAGGTCAATGTTGCCCGCTGAGAACCCATCAGGGGTTCTGTGATCTCACACCTGAATAAGCCAAATACTGCTGATGTGTCTCCTGCTCAGTAAAAATCAGGTAACTCTGATACTACatacaaaaatatgcaaacagtAACAATAATAGATATTTTAAAGACAGACTGTTCCTGTGTAGCTCTCCAGTACCTGTTGTATGATGCTTTTAACGCAGGGTAGGGGCAGGCCTTGATAGTTTGACTTGATGATCCACTTCAATAGGTGATATCCCAGTACCTCAAATACCATACACACATCTGAAGAAATACAAGGTCAAGGACTAACAGAGCACACCTTCTCAAAGCACTTTAAATTCCAGTTTTTTGTATCTACAGTGGACCTAAgccaataaaaatgtattatataaacacataaaaacaccttttccttgataaaaagccttttttttccattttctgtggGACAGCTGATTTAAAACTTGCATCTGAGAAGTTTAACTATATTTCCTACCGGTGATTATGATGAAATAACATCATTAAGTCTTTCACCCATACCTTCTCCTGGCACATACTTGTGACCTCAGTAACCTCATACGGTTTTCCATGACTATAAGCAGTCTTTCAGAATACAACGTGAAAGTTAACTTCTTTTTCCAGATGATGTCCGGGCGTGCTGCctggacacacagctgcagactggATGGCGTGGGAGAGACAGCGTCAGTGCATCGGGGACCGTCACACTTAAAGAGGTGCCAAAGCACACAGCTAGATGAACATCTGCGAACCACGAATAGCAGCGCAGTGTGTGAATCTGTAATGAAATGCTGGAGACTTTGGACTGCAAAATGACTGGCACTCAAATTGTATCTTGTCACTGCTGTTTGCATTCAAAGTCGACCACTTTGGTAGAAGCCTGGCTGAGATATGTTAATCTTTAAAAGTAATGTAGACACATGTGGCCTTCGAGCACAACAACAAGGATGAGTAAAATTAATGTCTAGCCTGAGGTGACGCAATCTTATCCTTGGATGTTTGACACCAAAGTAGCTATTTGGCCTGGAATGAATGTAATCAGTGTGTCCAATCCATCCCACTGAGACAGCAACAGCAGGGAAGAGAAAATGGAAGGACGCCATGCATTTAAGTTGCTGTCGTCGTGCTGTTCCCTTCCTTCACAGAATGGCGGCACCGGAAAACCTTCTACAATGTTAACTATCAGCTGGCACAGTCAGAAAACTGGTCAGCCACGTTAAAGATGCTCAATTGTGTACATGTTTAAACAggctgtaaaatgtatttttgggCTGGATCACAGCAAAGTGGGATCTATAAGAGCGAGAGTCTGTCCCTGACTGACTGCTGGCCCATCGAGTGTTCAAGTTTCCCCACTGGTCTTTGTGTTGCTCTTTATGTGTCATAACTGCAGATTCACTGAGCGCAGGTGTGGCTCTCCACAGCTatcacacatgtgcacagataacacagtgacagtAAAATACGTGATATATTCACCACGAGGGAATGAAAAcggaaaacaacataaaacctACGCCGTGAGAGGCAGAGACGACTGTAACAGTCGAGcaaagcaggagagaaaacagctccCAAAGTGCAGAGGCACGAGAGAGAAGGCACCGTTAAAGCCCCCCGCATACCAAAACATTCAACACAGAGTGAGTCACAGACAAACGAGAGACATCCCACAgatagaaatgaatgaaagagcgGGGGGAGTTAATCATTAGAATAGCCAGAATAAGGTCTCTTTCAAATCAAACCTCTTGAGATCTGACTGGAAAGTATTGTTACTGCAACTTTTTCTTACATTCTTTGACTCATATGTAGCTTAACCATGTCATGTGATATGCTACTTCAGAAAACCTTTAGAGCAAATATTACTGAGATCACTCCAGGAAACTGCAGATAAACACTGAATATCCTGGAATTCACATTGTAGACCAACTGACAATCATACGCGGTCCAGCCATCCACAGGGTTTCGCTCTGGAACACATGAACTCTTTCTCGACAAAGGATACGCGTCCCATTCATGCCAGAAATTTTAAAGTCGTCTAGAAGCTGCACCACTTTCTCCCTGTTGGGGTCACTTGGATCCGTGTTTCTCACCtgaaaaaaaccacacacacacgcacacacacacgcacacagggtTGTGAAAGTTGTGGGCCCTGgagtgtgagtcagtgtgaaaaTATTTATGTCATGGTGACTCATGCGACTTACAGATTTGAGCAGCTTGATCTCATCCAGAGCTGTCTCTGTGTAATGTTCCGCACTTTTCACAACCTTCATGGCCACAAAGCGCTTctccctgaaacacacacacacacacaaaatcagtCATTTCACTGACCACAAGTAAGCAACATGGTTGATGTTCCTGGTCCTCACAGTGGACCATTATATCCTTATGCATGCATACAGCACTCTTACGGCTACTGCTGGTGATCCAGACCCTCTTTTAGACCCTTCTTTTCTGGATTAAAGCAGTATTACAGCACACTTCACTGCAAGTTTGAAGCTGCTGTGGTTTGGTGAAATCCACTCAGGACCTCTGCAGATCTTTGCGTCATTGTCTGAATGTCAGATATTGAAGTAATTCACATATTCAACAGTGCTAAACTTACTGGATGTCCCAGGCCAGCCACACAGTGGAGAAGTGCCCCCAGCCCAGCTTACGGATCACATGGTATCTCCCATTGAACAGATCTCCAATCTTCACATGGTGATATCCACCTGACCAAAGAAAGATGCAGACACACTAGTACTCCTGTGCGCTAATGCTATGTTTTAATGGCTTCAATATACACACATGTGTGATATGTGTAAAGAGAGCAAGCATGAGAGACGTCCTACCCCTGCAGTAGTCGTTGGGGTCCTCCTGCTCGTCATCATCAGAGCCCAGGATCTCCTCATCCTGCTCCGGGAGCGGTGAGTCTGCCTGACCCGGCTGAGAGCCGCCTCCACGACCATGAGGATCAGGTCTGAGTGGGgatgagaaacacagagaaagagggagggagggagtggagcgaaagagagagggagagaggtggtaATTGAGAAAAGGAATTAAAAAGACATGACAGGAACGCaagagacagggaggaaggaaagaagtgCAAAGGGATGGGGAGTGATGGGGGAAAGGGGGAAAAGACATTGTCAGAACAATTAAGAAAGCAGTTTTCCATTATATGTCATTTTCAGAGGCAAGGTTTTATCAAAAAGCTTACAGTGTGGTTTCATCCAGAGAAACTCATAAGCGCTTTAGTGGATAGggattatttcttatttcaccAAAAGTACAAGCAAAGCAAAGATCAGGAGCCAGTTTAATATatctttaatgacaaaagaGTCATGTAAGCAcaaagggacagagaggaaagcagCGAGAAATAATAGAGAATGAGCATtcgattaaaaaaataaaagctagGATGCTgagtaaaacaaatcaaatagaGTGTGATCatctgctaatcctttttgatataaactcaattgaaaacagcacaaagacaatacgtttaatgttttacctcatcaagctgtggaacgctccaaaaacacctgtttggatcattccacaggtaaacaggttgattggtaacaggtgatagtatcatgattgggtatgaaaggagcatcctggagaggctcagtcgttcacaagcgagggAGTCAAAGTGgtgaggtgtttttttctgaagatTTCTAAACACTGAAACCATCTGGTGGTTGTATCAGTCCTAAAAAGGCTGACAGGAGCACCCCTGTTGCCCAGTATTGGTCAATCCATTCAAATTAATAATCAGTTTAGTGCCAAAGTGCCACATTGCATATATGATTAAGAAATACATACATGTAGCTACATTTTATCTTTGACTGGCTAATCAATGTATTTGTGGAAAGCAATGACGTTATGTACCAAAGGTTTATGCACCATGTGACCTCAGAAAGCCTGGTACAGAGTCACTGTTCGCCTGtgaaggacacaaacacaccagcactGAAGTGGATCAGACCAGCTAAGTGTCCTGGTtcgcagagctgctgcagagcggGACATTTTCAACTCATAAATCGTttcccacctcttcctctcctaGCTTGAGAAAGTCTTAGCAGTCACAAAGAATATCAGCTGACACTAAGGGAGCTCAGTAAGTTGACTCAGTGACAGAACACTTAAACTTTTAACAACCATCTCCCTGATTGCAACAAGAGAGCATAAAAGCTTCATAATACTTTACTATGGCCTACAAAATCTGAGGGGTTTTCCCCAAAAATGTCTTTCCACTTTTTCCCTAAATCCACATTTACTCCatgtagaaaacacaacatcacatttcttcttctacaCATTAACTTTAACTCAGATCATAGTCCTTTCAGCTTTGAAGTATTATTGAGCATATTTTTCTTCAAACCTACCTACTGTGGCCGGAGCATCACCGCAAAACCAAACAGTATTAAACTCCTTCAACCAAGACCTAATATCATTAAATATTTATCGTATTGTTGAATAACTAATGGTGATTCTACGATGCTTAAATGAGCATACTGTGTTGTGTGAATCTAAACATGGCGGGATACATTATTAAAACCTTTCCTCCAGTAGTTCATATAAAACAGCTCATTGGAGGGTGACAGAGACCATGTTTGTTCCCATGAAAAGACTCACAGACAAGATTCAGGCTAGAAATCAAACATGTAAAACAAGAGGCAGACGGTGAAGGTGCAGCATGTAACTACAACCAGTACACAAGAGGAGACCATCTACCTGGTGCAGCTGCACCAACTATTAATTGGGAACACTACATACTCCACCTGAGGCAAATTATTGTTTCACATCATCATCTGTTCCTTGTTTTAGGATCTATGGAGTAAACGACTTGTTTCTGGATCAACTGAATAGCTTCGGGTTTGTTAGACTGACAACATTCTTagtgctgtccatggtgctgaaagcAGAGACTGCGCTGTCTCACTGAATGCAACCACAGAGTAACAAACATATCATGTAACACCCAGGAATCACATCGACACCTTTGAACCAATCAATAACATCAGTCCAGTTTTAAGAAGAGCACAATAATAACGCATCATGCCCAAAGTTCTGTCAAGGTTCAATCAGTGGCATGGACAGATGGACCAGTGCATCTTATATATTCATCATATAGTCCTTTCACACAGTAAATGACCATAAATAATGCACGTACAGTAGGTAACAACAAGGTAACAATTTTGGGTAttgtcaaaataataataataataataataatactgctgCCAGTACAATATTTTGTACTGGTACTaacaaaaatcaaatatatttcatatattgttttttttttacaataccTTGCAGTGCTGACAACAATCAAAACTTTAtgtacacatttcatttttatctctCAGCAAAATACGGCCAAATACATGTTTAgctctttgctttctttgtaATGTTGTGCAAAAACCAAAGGAAGCCAATGTAAAACACATAACTAGGAAAGGCTGAAAGATCGAAAGCCAATAATCCGAGCAAACATTCCCGCGCCAACACAGAGCATTACTATCTCACTATCTTAGCTCAAGAGTCCTTATGATGATTCACTGCATTACAGCAGAGGCCTGATCATGGTGCACTGTGGAGGTAAGAACAGctaacagagacacacacatcttcacagCCATTTACAAAGCACATCAGTCCTGCGTGCTACACATTTTGTGATAGCGAGTTAAACAGTAAACACAGGGTGGCACTGAGGAGGATTTGGAGCTAATAAAAGCAAGTCGCATATGATCTCTTAAGCTCTGAGAGGGTCTAAGCAGATGACTTTGCCACATAGCCTCTGAACAAAACTGTTTACTGCTTTTACAATCATTGCTTCTAACACAGTGGAATTTGATAGTGGAGGCAAAAAAAGGGTTTGATGCTTTGGGTGAGGATACTTTGTTGAGATCTGCCTGCAAACAATGTCAACGTCATTAGGATTAATATGACTAGTTAATCAGTTCATTGGCTTAAGCCTGAGCAGAAGGAGCACTTTGGATGCATCTCAGCAAAAACATGCTTACAAAGCTGTGTCATGCTTTGCCGCCTGCAGAGCTCAACTGTTTGTTACCGTTCCTGAGGGGGAAAAAGGCAATTAAttaatgctgagctgaagtcagAGGTGCAGACAGTAATTAATAAAATCGGTCCTTTACTATTTGGCAACAAAGGGCTTGGAGTCCAAGAAAGTCTAAGATTTTTTAATCAGGGTTTTTGATGCAGACACCAATATCAACATCAGAGAGGACACTTTATAAAAATCCATCGTGTACGTGCTGCAACTACTGTTTGCATATAAGCTGCATCAGCTATATCTGCAATAATTCAAACACCAGCCATGCTGGAATGCTGATATATTTCTAGCTCATGTTTCTAGACGGCAAAAGattttgattattattcatTCTGTGATGTTTATTCTTCATAGTCTCCCATCTGCTGTGAGATTTTTCTCTCAGTTCTTCAGAAGAAAAAGGTGTCACTGGAGCGGACATACCCACaatttttcatttgcacagaAAACCTAACCACAGTGCTACAATTACTTAAAGACGAATGTGCTGCCTTCTTGGCTTGACTGTGATTGTGGCTTAAACAATTTCAGGCCTTTCTTGCAAGAACACTGTCAGCCCACACACTGTGCAGCAAAGGCAAAACAACACTACATTTGTTAATTTACTCGCATACACACAGAGTGTAGAAATGTAGTGAAACACTACATAAGTCAATCTCTGCTCATCCCAAAGGCTTCCAGTGCCTTTCCTGCTCGCTGTGTCTCAAATACTagcacacaaaaagaaaaaaaatgattcaatgCCAAATGAGTTTTGaaaacatttatcatttatcaccTTTCTTCCCACAGCTCCTTCCCAAAGATCAAATGATGACAAGATGAAATCAATACGAGTAAACAAAAAACTGACTGAACCttcatattgtatttttaataaaatgaaagaagtgggaaaagttagaaaaaaaaatgaagataaactCTTGACATTACTGAAGAAAAAGACGAGACCGTTGACTGTACTGTGTActaaaaattcatttttgcaAAGAATACTAACATGCACCGTTGTCACTGAATGTTGGCAGAGCAGAGTAGCTCCTGTATTAGGCTGCACATTTTTGTGGCCTGGCTATCTTGAGCTCCAATACATTGATgaccacaaaaaaaataaaataaaatattgttttaaaatttttttttttactaaaaatagactaaaatgtttttttgttggcTAGAATTCATTGAAAATGAGAAGGACCTTTCGATTATAGGAGGAGGGCTAGATCTAAACATAGCTGCCAAATGAGTACTAATTTCAGTAAataaagagcagaaaaagagatggaggatCTGAATGGTGGAGGTGAGAGGGACTTCTGCatgagagaaaactgcagatatgcAGAAAGCAAACATACACATAATAGAGCTGTGCGACATGACTATATATCAtgtgaggacagaaaaaaatgtccctTCATATTATGCGCTCACgtttatttcactgtgtcacaAATCACACTCTTTCAGACTTTATTTTTCGTCTTTTGCACGGGACAGATGCAGGCAGGAAATTTGCATTAAGGCATCACAAACATGGAGCGTGACAATGACACAAAACAGGGTGAATCTGACCAgccaagacaaaacaaggaGCTCGTACCTACAAGAGGGGCTTCTTTTGTTGCATTGACGTGGTTTAGTTATGAAAACTGACACAGACCAGAAAACCGTTTTCTTAGCAAATTATGCTACAGAAAGGTCCCGCGAGGACTGAAACACCACTCACCTCTTTCACAAACTGCACAAGAATCATGTCAAACACACTTAGTTAAAAACTTGCACAAAGGTtctaaataaaaggagaaaagtgaTCAAATATAAGTAAGTCCCTGCTATTTATCGAGTATATAAAATTCAAAATGCAATAAGAAATAGGCCTATACTGGTGGTTGTTTTATACTAAATATTTTTccattgaatttacagaaaatgtgctgtatCGTGATGTATCATTATTTGGACATGAAATGACCTATATCAGATATGAGATTTTGGTCATATCGTATAAGACATATAAGATATAAGAATTACATGATTCTGAACTCCACACATTTAATCTAACAAGACTGTAGATGATCGTGCCTCAAGACCATGCATCCAAGGTTTTTTCTCACTGCGGTACATGGACAGTTGGACAGAGACAGTTTAATGTCCTCTGATTGTCAGACAACCCGCTGATGAACACAACGCAGGATACTTCAGTGACTTCTGCAACACTCGAAACACCTGGAGCTGTCTCGAGTCAACCTCAGTCTGTGGTTGTCAcgcctgcacacactcacacataagCATCCTGCTCTTACCTGCAAGATGCACGGATGCCCATGGGACGtgatggaggaaggaggacgGGAGAGAGTACAGGTGTTAAGAAACCCTCTCACTCCATCGGCCAGGAGAAAAAAACCCCCAGCAATTAGAAGACCAAAAGAGAGACAAGGTGAGGGATGGAGAGTGAAAAGTagagtggaggagcaggagagtgTGATGAGTGCTGATAAGCCAGAAGCAGAGATTATAGAGGAAGGGGCTGGCAAACAGAAGAGAgcaacaaaaagaggaaagaggatggCAGGGAGCAGAGCGCagggaaggaagaagaggaagaagagaaatgcCGAGGCTCTGCTGTAGGCTGAGTCCTGGAGCAGAAGGCACCACTGCACACTCGCCGACTCTCTCGctcactttttctctcactctctctctctctctgtctgaccgAGAACTCTCCTTGGCTGTCGTCAGCCTCTGGTCCGGCCcccttcactgacagctgggAGATGATTGGATGATGCAGTCCAGCACTGCATTGCAGGTGAGGGACGACATCAGtctgcccccctcctcctcctcccccctgtCTGACCAAAACAACACCATTCCTGCtgcccctcctctgtctgtccatcatcatcatcatcatcatcatcattcccCCCATCTCATGCGCCTGCCATTCCAACAATGATTCactcatcattttcttttgcacCAAAACAGCAGTGTTACTCAGACTGTTTGTTGCATTAAGCCCCAGCCTTTACAAGGTTTGCTCCCCATGCTAAAGCGGTGGGTGGCCCTTGTTCTTCTTCACAATCTCAGATGAATGGAAACAGATTAATTATTTatgtaacatgtaaaaaaaacgcatttttaaaagaaacttgTGCTAGacgttttatttgttttttagtcTGTGCACTGACTGCACACTGCAGAAGCTTCAGAGGACAACACCACACCACCGGAGGCATGCGCCCAAAATGTTTGACCTCCCTCGCAGCTGAATCACAGTCGCGGCTTCATTTATAGAGTGATTTATTTCAAAAAAGGATTAATTTATGCTTATCATTTGGCTTCAAAGACTTCAGAAGAGTTGGTGAgggctgcatgtgttttctgacGTCGGCCTGGACTTAATTTATcctcagtttatttttcttatcaGTGCTTTACTCATGTAATCAGTTTCACTGATTACATTCCTTTACTTTGCTCATTACACAAAGCTCAATTTATTCTCTAGTCTGAGCTGTGGAAGAGTTAAACAAACACCTCCTCAGTCAGAGCCAATGTCAGACACCAAGCTCTTCATTACGAGGACCAAGTACCAATCTGAGTATATTAGTCACCCACGCTTGCGTCAAAGATAtgtcttcattattattagtatgTCTGAGGTTTTTGCCAATCTAGCAGTGGAGTCTGACGGTGATGTTGGTGgctttgttttcacagcaagATATCTAATTAACCTCAGTATTATCAAGGAAATGCAAGATACCAAATTAGATAATAAATCAATACAGTGCAGCCATTCCTCCTCACATTCAACTATTATGATGCCATTTCTGCAGCTCCTTGCAGATAAGCAGCACCTGTGCACCAAATGACCAGGTGCAGACATGTTCTGGTACACTGTGGGAACTTAAGTATTTGGTCAATACCATCCATTGTCcacatttatgcatttatgaATAAATGACAAGTTGAATTTTATGAAAAACTACCTTATGTAAATACTAACTACTCCCAAGAACATCTCCCAAGAACATCTGTATGTCCTTAAAAGGTGTGTTATCTGAAACAGACTTCATTTACTGATGTAGAGTAGAAGTACAAAGGAACTGTATGCACCAGTACTATGCAGATAGATAGTAGTAACAAATAGTAATAGTCagtatttgatttcattttggcaaggtaaaaaaaaaaatccaaagagCCTGAAAGTGAGCAATAAAATCCAAAAGATTAACTGGATTAGTCATACATTTTAATCAGTGTGTCTAACAAGTCCACAGCTGTGCACATGTGAGGTGTTTACTGACCAACCGGCTCAGTGGTTACACGTAGCACCTCAAAagttctctcctcctcacagcaCAGATTGCAACTTGGTGCAATTTTGCAACTGTGGACTGATCCAGGTGATTTTTGAACATATTAGTGgctcattgtttgtttgtttgttcagatATGTTACATTCTTCGACTGTTTCCAGTTTAAATGGAGCAGTTTCAGGGCCCTGTTCTAGAACGTGCTGTCTCACCGGGGTTGATTAACAGAACTGAGGCATCATTAATCTGATTAgttacagctttgtttttcctgtcacGACAAATCAAatttgctgtgaaaaatgtctatCTGACAGCACTTGGAagccatttttcattattttcgAAAATCTAATGAAATAGCAaaatttttaaaagaaatcaaataaatatttgctttaaataaaataaatggtcATAAGAAATGGTTTAACTGCAGTCTGGGCCACATTCCTCAATAGAAAAGTGACTGTGCCAATGAGCACTGAAATCTAATACGGAACCACAAGCACTTGACATCTCCATCACTCCTGTGCACACATCTGAC
This window contains:
- the srpk1b gene encoding SRSF protein kinase 1b, which encodes MERKVLAMQARKKRTKPRKPGKKPDPHGRGGGSQPGQADSPLPEQDEEILGSDDDEQEDPNDYCRGGYHHVKIGDLFNGRYHVIRKLGWGHFSTVWLAWDIQEKRFVAMKVVKSAEHYTETALDEIKLLKSVRNTDPSDPNREKVVQLLDDFKISGMNGTHVCMVFEVLGYHLLKWIIKSNYQGLPLPCVKSIIQQVLQGLDYLHTKCKIIHTDIKPENILLTVNETYIKKMAAEATQWQKAGAAPPSGSAVSTAPAPKPMAKMSKNKKKKMKKKQKKQAELLEKRIQEMEGGAALEGGEEEDDEETTTTTETTEDTASSATLSMSATLQDIASHTIPDSTPDEQPQQLPEVNERREDAAEEENRMEVNCNGHASTPESESSREAQGTKQSTEEQEDQLNANQPESNTEAEDTLGNKEEYKTCNGSPGHPDDKVQQLPATLSPDSVTVELKEGDKEKKEEEMDTREETKREDEKEDSQNGASSSMLVNPLEPVNADKLQVKIADLGNACWVHKHFTDDIQTRQYRSLEVLTGAGYSTPADIWSTACMAFELATGDYLFEPHSGEDYSRDEDHIALIIELLGKVPRKLILAGKYSKEFFTKKGDLRHITKLKPWGLFDVLVEKYEWSKDEAHSFSSFLLPMLDLVPERRATAAQCLSHPWLTS